The Flavobacterium commune genome contains the following window.
ATTACGATTTATTGAAAGGAAACAATGCCTACAAGGTAAATCTGGATGGATTAGCTGCCGGGAATTATCAGTTTACGGTGAAAGAATTAAATTCAAATGCTTCGTATTCGGGTCGTTTTGAAATTCTAGATTTTGATATCGAAAAGCAATTTGTAAATCCTGATTTAGACAGACTGAATCAATTAGCCTCATCAACAAAGGGAAAAGTTTATTATCCGAATCAAATAGATGCTTTGATCCAATCGCTTTTAGCTGATGAGAATTATAAAACCATTGAAAAAAGCAACATAAAACGTTCTCCTTTGATTGATTGGAAATGGCTGTTGGTATTCATTTGTGGCTTTTTTGCAATCGAATGGTTTGTTCGAAAATACAACGGTTTGTTGTAAGCAATTTTAAATTTTAATAAAAAGATTTCTCTTGAAAAAACAATCCAAAATTCTCCCTGAACACGGAATCTTCAATTTAGAAAAACATACCAGAACACAGCAGGTGATTTTTGTGGGTTTGCTATTGGTTTGTTTGACAGGGATGATTACTCCGCCTATTGCATTATTATTAGGTTTGCTTGTTGCTAATCTTTCGGGGCATCCCTGGTTGCATTTAAACCATAAAATCATTCGGGTTTTACTTCAGGTTTCGGTTGTAGGACTGGGTTTTGGAATGAATGTTACTAATGCTTTATTATCGAGTAAAGAAAGTTTCATACTCACGGTTGCCACAATATTTAGTACTGTTTTTCTGGGAAGTGTTTTAGGAAAATGGCTTAATACTGATAAAAAAACTTCTCATTTAATTTCCTGCGGAACTGCCATTTGTGGTGGAAGTGCTATAGCTGCAATTACTCCGGTTATTCAATCGGATGAAAAACAGACTTCGGTAGCATTAGGAGTGATTTTTATTTTAAATTCTATTGCCTTGTTTTTGTTTCCAACTATTGGTCATTGGTTAAGTTTATCTCAGGAAGATTTTGGATTGTGGTGTGCCTTAGCGATTCATGATACCAGTTCGGTTGTGGGAGCAGCTAACAAGTATGGTGCCGAAGCCTTAGCTATTGCTACAACTGTAAAATTAGCACGTGCTTTATGGATAATTCCAATTGTATTGTTAACGAGCTTCTTGTTTAAAAACAAAGCAAGCAGAATAAAAATTCCTTATTTCATTGGATTTTTTATTCTGGCGATGATTGCAAATACTTATATTTCTCAAGTAGCAATTGCGACTCCTTATATCGTTGCTGTTGCTAAAATTGGATTAACAGTTACCTTGTTTTTTATTGGTTCAGGACTTAGTAGTTCGGTATTACTTGCTGTTGGAATAAAACCATTGATACAAGGA
Protein-coding sequences here:
- a CDS encoding YeiH family protein; amino-acid sequence: MLPEHGIFNLEKHTRTQQVIFVGLLLVCLTGMITPPIALLLGLLVANLSGHPWLHLNHKIIRVLLQVSVVGLGFGMNVTNALLSSKESFILTVATIFSTVFLGSVLGKWLNTDKKTSHLISCGTAICGGSAIAAITPVIQSDEKQTSVALGVIFILNSIALFLFPTIGHWLSLSQEDFGLWCALAIHDTSSVVGAANKYGAEALAIATTVKLARALWIIPIVLLTSFLFKNKASRIKIPYFIGFFILAMIANTYISQVAIATPYIVAVAKIGLTVTLFFIGSGLSSSVLLAVGIKPLIQGILLWGFIATMALLAILI